One window of the Candidatus Obscuribacterales bacterium genome contains the following:
- a CDS encoding DUF3288 family protein: MANDQDRSNEQQHPLWKRDRETVMTLIQGEPTDLNLVELARLRIRYNGFPGARDIQADLEKVMTRWKLTEESLFERTRQIHALGTVYRGRSNRQDDWS; this comes from the coding sequence ATGGCCAATGACCAGGATAGATCCAATGAGCAGCAGCATCCTTTATGGAAGCGCGATCGCGAAACGGTGATGACGCTCATTCAAGGTGAGCCCACCGACCTCAACTTAGTGGAGTTAGCTCGGCTGCGAATTCGCTACAACGGCTTTCCAGGAGCGCGGGACATTCAGGCAGACCTTGAAAAGGTGATGACGCGATGGAAGCTTACGGAGGAGTCTTTATTCGAGAGAACGCGCCAAATCCATGCCCTGGGAACCGTCTATCGAGGACGTAGTAATCGACAAGACGATTGGAGTTAG